In one window of Nicotiana tabacum cultivar K326 chromosome 12, ASM71507v2, whole genome shotgun sequence DNA:
- the LOC107804408 gene encoding serine/threonine-protein kinase-like protein At1g28390 — protein MGYFSCNAESAISTCDSYNWPNLTKKNHTHKKPFKIREFSYSDLHSATNAFSQDNLLGKGSHGYVYKAHLHQNKLNTVAVKKTKQTEPRNSSANSPAENEIEILSRVHHPGLVNLLGYAVDDNQNKLIVVEFMPNGSLYELLHSSSKPPNWARRVRFALRIAKGVHFLHCSNPPVIHRDIKSSNILIDGNFSARLGDFGLSLRGHVEDVIVKSTPPAGTLGYLDPAYLAPGDLSTKSDVFSFGILLLEIISGRNAIDVNYSPPSVVDWAVPLIKSGEYAEICDPRIGSPEDEGVLRQLAVVAARCVRKTAAKRPAMAEVVEWLKLVHKRMSSPIWNNIGRRVGRVRESTRVVKYEPLDDSMEIVKISRVGSRRNRKVSNVTSVELRNVVIGGNRKQEIQPVIRSKSIGCLDEIESEPLEVGNSNQTVRRIGGLAVKMSTVRLSKSRSMGMIQSSTRLMNKNNSSNGVVVKFVKKPNGKELEESKLLVNVGKESQRGE, from the coding sequence ATGGGTTATTTTTCATGCAATGCAGAATCTGCAATTTCCACCTGCGATTCTTACAACTGGCCCAACTTAACAAAAAAGAATCACACCCATAAAAAACCATTCAAAATCAGAGAATTTTCTTACTCTGATCTTCACTCAGCTACCAATGCATTCTCTCAAGACAATCTTCTCGGCAAAGGCAGCCATGGATATGTCTACAAAGCTCATCTTCATCAAAATAAACTCAATACCGTAGCCGTTAAAAAAACCAAACAAACTGAACCACGTAACAGTTCTGCCAACTCCCCAGCTGAAAATGAGATCGAAATTCTTTCCCGCGTTCACCACCCTGGGCTCGTTAACTTACTGGGCTACGCAGTGGACGACAACCAGAATAAATTAATCGTCGTTGAGTTTATGCCTAATGGGTCTTTATATGAATTGCTTCATTCTTCTTCTAAACCTCCTAATTGGGCCCGACGAGTCCGTTTTGCTCTGCGAATTGCAAAGGGAGTTCATTTTTTGCATTGTTCGAATCCGCCGGTGATTCACAGAGATATTAAATCGTCGAATATTTTAATCGATGGGAATTTCAGTGCTCGTCTTGGTGATTTTGGTTTGTCTTTGAGAGGACACGTAGAAGACGTTATAGTAAAAAGTACGCCGCCGGCGGGTACGTTAGGATATTTGGATCCTGCTTATCTTGCACCGGGCGATCTCAGCACAAAGTCCGATGTTTTTAGCTTTGGGATTTTGCTGCTGGAGATTATTAGTGGCCGGAATGCAATTGATGTTAATTATAGTCCGCCGTCGGTGGTGGATTGGGCGGTACCACTGATTAAATCTGGCGAGTATGCAGAGATTTGTGATCCGAGAATCGGTTCGCCGGAGGACGAAGGAGTTTTACGGCAGCTGGCAGTGGTGGCGGCGCGCTGTGTTAGAAAGACGGCGGCAAAACGGCCAGCGATGGCGGAAGTTGTGGAGTGGTTGAAATTGGTGCATAAACGGATGAGCTCGCCGATATGGAATAACATAGGGCGGCGCGTGGGGCGCGTGAGAGAATCAACGCGCGTGGTTAAGTACGAGCCCCTGGATGATAGTATGGAAATTGTCAAGATCTCGAGAGTAGGAAGTAGAAGAAACAGGAAAGTATCCAATGTGACGAGCGTAGAATTAAGAAATGTTGTGATTGGTGGAAATAGAAAGCAAGAAATCCAACCCGTTATTAGGTCAAAATCTATTGGTTGTCTTGATGAGATTGAATCTGAACCGTTAGAAGTAGGTAACAGTAATCAAACGGTTAGGAGGATAGGTGGATTGGCTGTGAAGATGTCTACAGTGAGGTTGAGCAAGTCAAGATCAATGGGCATGATACAAAGTAGTACAAGGTTAATGAACAAGAACAATAGTAGTAATGGGGTTGTGGTAAAGTTTGTAAAGAAACCAAATGGAAAAGAATTAGAGGAGTCTAAATTGCTAGTTAATGTAGGAAAAGAATCCCAAAGGGGAGAGTAA